The Polyangia bacterium genome has a segment encoding these proteins:
- a CDS encoding SDR family NAD(P)-dependent oxidoreductase, with protein MSQKLAEKVVFITGASSGIGEGLAREAAAAGAAVVLVARRLELTARLAAEIEAAGGRALAVAADVTQEGALESAVAQALGRFGRLDIAIANAGISVNGPLAELSLEDFRRQFDTNVLGVVRTVQATLPALKETGGSIGVVGSTNGYLSLPGYSAYCASKHAVRSLADCLRHELAAQHVSVTHLAPGFVQSDIRMLDRNGQHRADFVDPIPRWLQLPARRAARQMLCAIQARRAESIITLHSRLSILAARHMPWLVSAILRVARGPLITAAQQP; from the coding sequence ATGAGCCAAAAACTCGCTGAAAAGGTCGTCTTCATCACCGGCGCCTCATCTGGAATTGGCGAAGGATTGGCCCGCGAGGCCGCGGCCGCTGGAGCCGCCGTGGTGCTGGTGGCGCGACGTCTGGAACTGACCGCGCGCCTGGCGGCCGAGATCGAAGCCGCCGGGGGGCGCGCCCTGGCGGTCGCCGCTGACGTCACCCAGGAAGGCGCGCTGGAATCCGCCGTCGCGCAAGCGCTGGGGCGTTTCGGCCGCCTGGACATCGCCATCGCCAACGCCGGCATCAGCGTCAACGGTCCGCTGGCCGAGCTGAGCCTGGAAGATTTTCGCCGGCAGTTCGACACCAACGTCCTCGGCGTCGTGCGCACCGTGCAGGCGACGTTGCCGGCGTTGAAAGAAACCGGCGGCTCGATCGGCGTCGTCGGCAGCACCAACGGTTATCTGTCGCTGCCGGGTTATTCTGCGTACTGCGCCAGCAAGCACGCCGTGCGCTCGCTGGCGGATTGTCTGCGGCACGAACTGGCCGCGCAGCACGTGTCGGTCACGCACCTGGCGCCGGGGTTCGTGCAAAGCGACATTCGGATGCTGGATCGAAACGGGCAGCACCGCGCCGACTTCGTCGATCCCATTCCGCGCTGGCTGCAGCTTCCGGCGCGACGGGCGGCGCGCCAGATGTTGTGCGCCATCCAGGCGCGCCGCGCGGAATCGATCATCACCTTGCACTCGCGGTTGTCGATCCTCGCCGCCCGCCACATGCCGTGGCTGGTCTCGGCGATCCTGCGCGTCGCTCGTGGCCCTTTGATCACCGCGGCCCAGCAGCCATGA
- a CDS encoding amidase family protein has translation MSIAEYDTLDGLGLAALVRKRQVSPAELLDEAIARVERVNPRLNAVVTPLYDQARRAVASPLPDGPFRGVPFLLKDLAVALAGARLTHGSRFVGDYTPGTDSTLVARYRKAGLIFFGKTNTPEFGLLPCTEPDRFGPARNPWNPDFTPGGSSGGSAAAVAAGIVPVAHGNDAGGSIRIPASCCGLFGLKPTRGRMPVGPDASELLGGFGVDHVLARSVRDSAAMLDATAGADAVARYHAPRAGGPFAAEVKVAPRRLKIALQRPAHLTIGGGQPLHPDSAAALDDAAKLLAELGHDVEATTVPVDAEAFAREFMVIMCVEIAAAVAAISSARGRRPRRGEVEVNTTLTAMVGRQQSAVRYTLARERLNAAARQTIAFLERYDVLLSPTLGAPPLAIGALRPRGIEAWAGELVAATGLSFVLRLPGVAAAAAKRIFDFVSFTPLANVTGQPSMSVPLYWTAAGLPIGSMLTAGVGDEATLFQLAGQLEQARPWAARRPLIHASPEALRPPREVSSAA, from the coding sequence ATGAGCATCGCCGAGTACGACACGCTGGATGGATTGGGGCTGGCGGCGCTGGTGCGCAAGCGCCAGGTCTCGCCCGCCGAACTTCTGGATGAAGCCATCGCCCGCGTCGAGCGCGTGAACCCGCGCCTCAACGCGGTGGTGACGCCGCTTTATGATCAGGCGCGGCGTGCAGTGGCCAGCCCGCTGCCCGACGGACCGTTTCGCGGCGTACCGTTCCTGCTGAAAGATCTGGCGGTGGCGCTGGCCGGCGCGCGGTTGACCCACGGCAGCCGTTTCGTCGGCGACTACACGCCCGGCACCGACAGCACGCTGGTGGCACGGTATCGAAAGGCCGGGCTGATTTTCTTCGGCAAGACCAACACGCCCGAGTTCGGCCTTCTGCCCTGCACCGAACCGGATCGCTTCGGGCCGGCGCGCAATCCGTGGAATCCCGATTTCACGCCTGGGGGCTCCAGCGGCGGTTCGGCGGCGGCGGTGGCGGCCGGCATCGTTCCCGTCGCGCACGGCAATGACGCTGGCGGATCGATTCGCATCCCGGCGTCGTGCTGTGGGTTATTCGGGCTCAAGCCGACCCGCGGCCGCATGCCCGTCGGTCCCGACGCCAGCGAGCTTCTGGGCGGCTTCGGCGTCGATCATGTCCTGGCCCGCAGCGTGCGCGACAGCGCGGCGATGCTGGACGCCACGGCCGGCGCCGACGCCGTCGCTCGCTATCACGCTCCGCGCGCCGGCGGTCCCTTCGCCGCCGAGGTGAAGGTGGCGCCGCGGCGATTGAAGATCGCGCTGCAAAGACCGGCGCACCTCACCATCGGCGGCGGCCAGCCGCTGCACCCCGACAGCGCGGCCGCCCTCGACGACGCCGCCAAGCTGCTGGCCGAGCTTGGTCACGACGTCGAAGCGACCACCGTGCCCGTCGACGCCGAGGCGTTCGCCCGCGAGTTCATGGTGATCATGTGCGTGGAGATCGCCGCCGCCGTCGCCGCCATCTCGTCGGCGCGCGGCCGCCGTCCCCGTCGCGGCGAGGTCGAGGTGAACACCACGCTGACGGCGATGGTCGGCCGGCAGCAAAGCGCCGTGCGCTATACCCTGGCGCGCGAGCGGCTCAACGCGGCGGCCCGCCAGACCATCGCCTTTCTCGAACGGTACGATGTCCTGCTGTCGCCGACGCTGGGCGCGCCGCCGCTGGCCATCGGGGCGCTGCGCCCGCGCGGGATTGAAGCGTGGGCGGGCGAACTGGTCGCGGCGACCGGCCTGTCGTTCGTGTTGCGGCTGCCGGGCGTGGCGGCGGCGGCGGCGAAACGGATCTTCGACTTTGTCTCGTTCACGCCGCTGGCCAACGTCACCGGTCAGCCGTCGATGAGCGTTCCGCTGTACTGGACCGCCGCTGGTCTTCCCATCGGCTCGATGCTGACGGCCGGCGTGGGCGACGAGGCGACGCTGTTTCAGCTGGCCGGGCAATTGGAGCAAGCCCGCCCCTGGGCGGCCCGACGCCCGCTCATTCACGCGTCGCCTGAAGCGCTGCGGCCGCCGCGCGAGGTCTCGTCAGCCGCATGA
- a CDS encoding GMC family oxidoreductase, with the protein MSAGFFDARAVDGDLDAAEADFVVVGSGAGGGAAARALAGAGAQVLVLEEGPRVPTADLGNTALATMARLYRNQGKQTAFGRATTPILQARCVGGGTLVNSAIIWRVPEKVLADWHQRFGLGDGMPAAALDAAYTRIEREMSVRPVVEGVTSGRQDALMRDGAARANLDGRFLHRNERGCRGSGRCMHGCPHEAKQSTAVNFLPRAVADGAAVYSNATVERVVIEKGRAVAVTGRVSEGNGKGRPRRFRVAARKAVIVAASAVQSPNLLRRSGLGRAHLGDHFMAHPGTAVMAFYPQPVHAWTGASQGFEVLGLRDALGAKMESINVPPEVAAARLPGAGGRLGAYLERLDHAAVWMVAVRARAEGRIRPSVLFGDHVKYDLTAPDMDRVRQGLKRLCEMHFLAGATQVIPAVYGLPEVLHSIDEIKVFDSAPLDPRAYSMVASHLFGGCRAGSDPRTSVVDPQLKVHGTDGLYVMDASVFPTNTGVNPQHGIMAIATVAAERLS; encoded by the coding sequence GTGAGCGCCGGATTTTTCGACGCCCGCGCCGTCGACGGCGACCTCGACGCCGCCGAGGCGGACTTCGTGGTGGTGGGCTCGGGCGCGGGTGGCGGCGCGGCAGCGCGCGCGCTGGCCGGCGCCGGCGCGCAGGTGCTGGTCTTGGAAGAGGGCCCGCGCGTGCCCACCGCCGACCTGGGCAACACCGCGCTGGCCACCATGGCCCGGCTGTATCGCAACCAAGGCAAGCAAACCGCCTTCGGTCGCGCCACCACGCCCATCTTGCAAGCGCGCTGCGTGGGCGGCGGCACGCTGGTGAATTCGGCGATCATCTGGCGGGTGCCGGAAAAGGTGCTGGCCGACTGGCATCAACGTTTCGGCCTGGGCGACGGGATGCCGGCGGCGGCGCTGGACGCCGCGTACACCCGCATCGAACGGGAAATGTCCGTCCGGCCGGTGGTGGAAGGCGTGACGTCGGGCCGGCAGGACGCGCTGATGCGCGACGGAGCGGCGCGCGCCAACCTTGACGGTCGTTTCTTGCACCGCAACGAACGCGGCTGCCGCGGTTCGGGCCGCTGCATGCATGGCTGTCCGCACGAGGCCAAGCAGTCGACGGCGGTGAATTTCTTGCCGCGGGCGGTGGCGGACGGCGCCGCCGTCTACTCCAACGCCACCGTCGAGCGGGTGGTGATCGAAAAAGGCCGCGCGGTGGCGGTGACCGGTCGCGTGTCGGAGGGCAACGGCAAGGGACGTCCGCGGCGTTTTCGCGTGGCCGCGCGCAAGGCGGTGATCGTGGCGGCCTCGGCGGTTCAAAGTCCGAACCTTTTGCGTCGCAGCGGCCTCGGTCGGGCGCACCTCGGCGATCACTTCATGGCCCACCCGGGCACCGCCGTGATGGCGTTCTATCCGCAGCCGGTGCACGCCTGGACCGGCGCCTCGCAAGGGTTCGAGGTGCTGGGTCTGCGGGACGCGCTGGGCGCGAAGATGGAATCGATCAACGTCCCCCCCGAGGTGGCAGCGGCGCGCCTGCCCGGCGCCGGTGGGCGATTGGGCGCTTATCTGGAACGCCTGGATCACGCCGCCGTCTGGATGGTCGCCGTGCGCGCTCGGGCCGAAGGCCGCATTCGTCCGTCGGTGTTGTTCGGCGATCACGTCAAGTACGACCTCACCGCGCCGGACATGGATCGCGTGCGGCAAGGTCTGAAGCGCCTGTGCGAGATGCACTTCCTGGCCGGCGCGACCCAAGTGATCCCGGCCGTCTACGGGCTGCCGGAGGTCTTGCATTCGATCGACGAGATCAAGGTGTTCGACAGCGCCCCGCTGGATCCCCGCGCCTACAGCATGGTGGCCTCACACCTGTTCGGCGGCTGCCGCGCCGGCAGCGACCCGCGCACGTCGGTGGTCGACCCGCAGTTGAAAGTGCACGGCACCGACGGGCTTTATGTCATGGACGCCTCGGTGTTCCCGACCAACACCGGCGTCAACCCCCAGCACGGCATCATGGCCATCGCGACGGTGGCGGCCGAACGGCTGAGCTGA
- a CDS encoding M20/M25/M40 family metallo-hydrolase, which yields MTETPSQASHEVDRVAVEREAIDHFKALLRIDTSNPPGNERPAAEYIAGVLAKEGIAYQLFEKQPGRTNLVARLKGSGKKAPLLLNAHLDVVPADAPAWQHPPFAAVEHDGYLWGRGAVDMKNMVAMSLMTLLILKRQRVPLDRDVIFAAVADEEAGSKNGSLFLVERHRAAVEAEFVLTEVGGHTLHVGAARFYPIQVAEKGICWFEISADGSPGHGSMPHPHNAVARLGRAIAALSRARLPQHNTEVASGFIRAMAARVPFPQNRALALLLRPSLSPLLLDWLERRNLEQALPLNAMLRNTASPTMLSGGTKINVIPAAATVAVDGRVVPGQSAEKFLDEIRRVVGDGVRFTVLDQHDGTTFPMDTALYDAIVAALGKHDPGATAVPYMIPGFTDAFAYQKLGAICYGFSPVQLDATVKFSQMYHGHDERIPTQGFAWGLRVLHDLVRDFCARG from the coding sequence ATGACTGAGACGCCGTCGCAGGCGTCACACGAGGTTGATCGCGTCGCCGTCGAGCGGGAGGCCATCGACCACTTCAAGGCGCTGCTGCGGATCGACACCAGCAACCCGCCCGGCAACGAGCGGCCGGCCGCTGAATACATCGCCGGCGTGCTGGCCAAAGAAGGCATCGCCTACCAGCTGTTCGAAAAGCAGCCCGGGCGCACCAACTTGGTCGCCCGCCTCAAGGGCTCGGGGAAAAAAGCGCCTTTGTTGTTGAACGCGCACCTCGACGTGGTGCCGGCCGACGCGCCGGCCTGGCAACACCCGCCCTTCGCCGCCGTCGAGCACGACGGTTACCTGTGGGGTCGCGGCGCCGTCGACATGAAGAACATGGTGGCGATGAGCCTGATGACGCTGCTCATCCTGAAGCGCCAGCGCGTGCCCCTGGACCGCGACGTCATCTTCGCCGCCGTCGCCGACGAGGAGGCCGGTTCGAAGAACGGATCGTTGTTCCTGGTGGAACGGCATCGCGCCGCAGTCGAGGCCGAGTTCGTCTTGACCGAGGTGGGCGGCCACACCTTGCACGTCGGGGCGGCGCGCTTTTATCCCATCCAGGTGGCGGAGAAAGGGATCTGCTGGTTCGAGATCAGCGCCGACGGTTCGCCCGGCCACGGTTCGATGCCTCACCCGCACAACGCGGTGGCGCGCCTGGGCCGGGCCATCGCCGCGCTGTCGCGGGCGCGCCTGCCCCAGCACAACACCGAGGTGGCGAGCGGGTTCATTCGGGCCATGGCCGCGCGCGTGCCGTTCCCGCAGAACCGCGCCCTTGCGTTGCTGCTCCGGCCGTCGCTGTCACCGCTGCTGCTGGATTGGCTGGAGCGGCGCAATCTGGAGCAGGCGCTGCCGCTGAACGCGATGCTGCGCAACACCGCTTCGCCGACGATGCTCAGCGGCGGCACGAAGATCAACGTCATCCCGGCGGCCGCCACCGTCGCGGTCGACGGCCGGGTCGTCCCCGGACAAAGCGCCGAGAAATTTCTCGACGAGATCCGGCGCGTGGTGGGCGACGGCGTTCGCTTCACCGTGCTGGATCAGCACGACGGCACCACCTTTCCCATGGACACGGCGCTTTACGACGCCATCGTCGCCGCCCTGGGCAAGCACGATCCTGGCGCCACCGCCGTGCCGTATATGATCCCGGGATTCACCGACGCCTTCGCCTATCAAAAACTGGGCGCCATCTGCTACGGGTTTTCGCCGGTGCAACTGGATGCGACGGTGAAGTTCAGCCAGATGTACCACGGTCACGACGAGCGCATCCCCACCCAAGGCTTCGCCTGGGGCTTGCGCGTGCTGCACGATCTGGTGCGCGACTTCTGCGCGCGCGGTTAG
- a CDS encoding acyl-CoA-binding protein has product MAISDDFAAAQVRVKQLSKPPATDQLLALYGLYKQATVGDVAGDRPEPLDFKARAKYDAWATRKTMTRDAAMAAYVALVDKLTDQLPRRQ; this is encoded by the coding sequence ATGGCGATCTCCGACGACTTCGCGGCGGCGCAGGTGCGCGTCAAGCAGCTTTCCAAACCGCCGGCCACCGATCAACTGCTGGCGCTTTACGGCCTCTACAAACAAGCCACCGTCGGTGACGTCGCCGGCGATCGCCCGGAACCGCTTGATTTCAAGGCGCGCGCCAAGTACGACGCCTGGGCGACGAGAAAAACGATGACCCGCGACGCGGCCATGGCCGCTTACGTCGCCCTGGTCGACAAATTGACCGACCAGCTGCCGCGCAGGCAATGA
- a CDS encoding Ca2+-dependent phosphoinositide-specific phospholipase C, which translates to MRRLVALGMVCTGGASIGGCGKSGAATVSPADAAGGGAFGDAVGSSDASLTVDGTDHPKVDAPAADTISGADRPDGGAITGDAPDAHLSDANAADLSIARLPAVTLEALQVAGTHNSYHQAPLIAFDASHKYTQPPLDQQLAGGVRALELDVHLASDGSYDVYHIVLIDPNSSCQKLDDCLNIIATWSTAHPRHVPIFIWLEIKDDTGGSPISDLVPIEPVILKAFSRDHIITPAWLRGSHASPRERLMTDGWPTVDEARGMVMFTIINRDTRTQSYDHNGTSLDDRLMWVNAAPAEFGLPWAVITKDEEDPGDIASAHAGHLLIGVNSCAINMTDDACTTRLQTLVPEGFHMLDDDLPFQIPGRSYWLHLPAGSPGCNPPLAPLGCNAATLE; encoded by the coding sequence TTGAGGAGACTGGTTGCGCTGGGCATGGTTTGCACCGGCGGCGCCAGCATTGGGGGCTGCGGCAAAAGCGGCGCGGCCACGGTGTCGCCCGCCGACGCGGCCGGCGGCGGCGCTTTCGGCGATGCGGTGGGCAGCTCTGACGCGAGCCTGACCGTGGACGGCACGGACCACCCGAAAGTGGACGCCCCGGCGGCGGACACCATCAGCGGAGCCGACCGTCCGGACGGTGGCGCCATCACGGGGGACGCACCCGACGCTCACCTCTCCGATGCCAACGCCGCCGACCTGTCGATTGCTCGGCTGCCCGCTGTCACCCTCGAAGCGCTGCAAGTGGCGGGGACGCACAACAGTTACCACCAGGCGCCGCTCATCGCTTTCGATGCCAGCCACAAGTACACCCAGCCGCCGCTGGACCAGCAGCTGGCCGGCGGGGTGCGCGCGCTGGAGCTGGACGTGCACCTGGCCAGCGACGGTTCGTACGATGTCTATCACATCGTCCTCATCGACCCGAACAGCAGCTGCCAGAAGCTGGACGACTGCCTGAACATCATCGCCACCTGGTCCACGGCGCACCCGCGCCACGTGCCGATCTTCATCTGGCTGGAGATCAAGGACGACACCGGCGGCTCGCCGATCAGCGATCTGGTGCCGATCGAACCGGTGATCCTGAAGGCCTTCAGCCGCGATCACATCATCACGCCCGCCTGGTTGCGCGGCAGCCACGCCTCGCCGCGCGAACGCCTGATGACCGATGGATGGCCCACCGTCGACGAGGCGCGCGGGATGGTGATGTTCACCATCATCAACCGCGACACCCGCACGCAAAGCTATGACCACAACGGCACGTCGCTGGACGATCGCCTGATGTGGGTGAACGCCGCGCCGGCCGAGTTCGGGCTTCCCTGGGCGGTGATCACCAAGGACGAGGAGGATCCCGGCGACATCGCCAGCGCGCACGCCGGCCATCTTTTGATCGGCGTCAACAGCTGCGCCATCAACATGACCGACGACGCCTGCACCACGCGGCTGCAGACGCTGGTCCCGGAAGGCTTTCACATGCTGGACGACGATCTGCCGTTTCAGATCCCGGGACGAAGTTACTGGCTGCATTTGCCGGCCGGCAGCCCGGGCTGCAACCCGCCGCTGGCGCCGCTTGGTTGTAACGCCGCCACGCTGGAGTGA
- a CDS encoding aldehyde dehydrogenase family protein translates to MTPTSAPAAPRADSSRLALDQAVAAVLEQKRAFARLPVIERIALLQSLEAPFLAASPGWVAAACRAKQIALDAPVAGEEWLAGPAVTARNIRLLTESLQQIARHGRPPLGRKVRTRADGLVEVSVLPAGGWDGTLYKGLSCWVRLQPGIDQAAAEQRQASFYQRRDAEGKVALILGAGNVASIPVMDVLYKMFVEGAVCVLKMNPVNEWLTPFLEQILAPIIARGFLRIVRGAGDVGEYLCQHRDVDEIHITGSDKTHDRIVWGPPGPEQDRRRREGLPVLKKAITSELGNVSPVAIVPGQFTEKELWFQARNLCTMLVNNASFNCNAAKVLITAPGWPQRDRFLELLTKAVGEVSPRVPYYPGARQRYSELVGSRKDVRILGAAGGGNNDGLPWAFIPNLDAGRTDEPLFQVEPFCGVLAHTEVGAADPISFLDTVTSFCNDRLWGTLNATLIIDRRSEGDPTIAAALDHAVGALRYGTVAVNLWPGVCYGSVSPPWGGHPSATLANIQSGLGWVHNTFMLEGIEKSIIRAPSVMAPKPAWYYDNTQCKVIGQKLAAHEIHPRALRIPALVLAALRG, encoded by the coding sequence ATGACGCCCACCAGCGCACCCGCGGCGCCCCGCGCCGACAGCTCGCGCCTGGCCCTTGATCAGGCCGTGGCTGCGGTGCTGGAACAAAAGCGCGCGTTCGCCCGTTTGCCGGTGATCGAACGGATCGCCCTGCTGCAATCGCTGGAGGCGCCGTTCCTGGCCGCCAGTCCTGGCTGGGTGGCGGCTGCCTGCCGCGCCAAGCAGATCGCCCTCGACGCGCCGGTGGCCGGCGAAGAATGGCTGGCTGGCCCGGCGGTCACCGCGCGCAACATTCGCCTCCTCACCGAGAGTCTCCAACAAATCGCCCGCCACGGCCGTCCGCCGCTAGGCCGCAAGGTGCGCACGCGCGCCGACGGCCTGGTGGAAGTCTCGGTCCTTCCCGCGGGCGGCTGGGATGGCACGCTTTACAAGGGCCTTTCGTGCTGGGTGCGTCTGCAGCCCGGCATCGACCAGGCCGCCGCCGAACAACGGCAGGCCAGCTTCTATCAGCGGCGCGATGCGGAAGGAAAAGTGGCGCTGATCCTGGGCGCCGGCAACGTCGCGTCGATCCCGGTGATGGACGTTCTTTACAAGATGTTCGTCGAAGGCGCGGTCTGCGTCTTGAAGATGAACCCGGTCAACGAATGGTTGACGCCCTTTCTCGAGCAGATCCTGGCGCCGATCATCGCGCGCGGGTTCCTGCGCATCGTGCGCGGCGCGGGCGACGTCGGCGAGTATCTGTGCCAGCACCGCGACGTCGACGAGATTCACATCACCGGTTCTGACAAGACGCACGACCGCATCGTCTGGGGTCCGCCCGGCCCCGAACAGGATCGGCGACGGCGCGAGGGGCTGCCGGTTTTGAAAAAAGCGATCACCTCGGAGCTGGGCAATGTCAGCCCGGTGGCGATCGTCCCGGGACAATTCACCGAAAAGGAGCTGTGGTTCCAGGCGCGCAACCTGTGCACCATGCTGGTGAACAACGCGTCCTTCAACTGCAACGCCGCCAAGGTGCTGATCACCGCGCCCGGCTGGCCGCAGCGCGATCGCTTCCTTGAATTACTGACCAAGGCCGTCGGCGAGGTATCGCCGCGGGTGCCGTACTATCCGGGCGCGCGCCAGCGTTACAGCGAACTTGTGGGCAGCCGAAAGGACGTGCGCATCCTGGGCGCGGCCGGCGGTGGCAACAATGACGGCTTGCCCTGGGCGTTCATTCCCAACCTCGACGCCGGCCGCACCGACGAGCCGCTGTTCCAGGTTGAACCGTTCTGCGGCGTCCTGGCCCACACCGAAGTCGGCGCAGCGGATCCGATTTCGTTCCTGGACACCGTGACCAGCTTTTGCAACGACCGCCTGTGGGGCACGCTGAACGCCACGCTGATCATCGATCGGCGCAGCGAAGGGGATCCGACCATCGCCGCCGCGCTGGACCACGCGGTGGGCGCGCTTCGCTACGGCACGGTGGCCGTCAACCTGTGGCCGGGAGTTTGTTACGGCAGCGTCTCGCCGCCGTGGGGCGGCCACCCCAGCGCCACGCTCGCCAACATCCAGAGCGGCCTGGGCTGGGTCCACAACACCTTCATGCTGGAGGGGATCGAAAAATCGATCATCCGCGCTCCATCGGTGATGGCCCCCAAGCCAGCCTGGTACTACGACAACACCCAGTGCAAGGTGATCGGCCAGAAGCTGGCGGCGCACGAGATCCATCCGCGGGCGCTGCGCATCCCGGCGCTGGTGCTGGCCGCGCTGCGCGGGTGA